The DNA window TGACGATTCCCACGCGAGACATCGAGCGATTAGATCGCGATCGTCATCAACGGCAGCGAAATCGAACCGCAGATCTACAGAAGAAGATGCTCGATATAGGCGATCGAGTCATGATCCGCTTTAACGATTCCGCGCCTACGGAGGACAAGGACGAGGCGGGGAGCAATGTCTCCAGCGAAGTCAGCATCGACGGTGACTTCATTCTGGAGACAACGATCCTGGACGTGAACACCGAGAGACTGCAAGTCACCACTCAGTCGCCGCCGGACGTGACGGAAAAAATCGTCAAGGATAGCGAGAACGGTTCCAAAGAATCGTTCGGCAAGAATCCCGATATCGTGCCGGAAGTCGTATTCTCTCAAGACGCTCACGGCGCGGCGTCCACCAATTCGAACGGACGCGAGCGAACCGAGCAGCTCTCTACGAGGATCGAGAATGAGAGGAACGAGGAACTGGAAACTGCGCCTTCCTCGTCCGAGTCGCTGTTGTACGACTCGCCGGAGGAAGACCCGATAACCGAGATCCACACGATCAACGAGAAACGATCGGACGCCAAAGAGAGCGTGCTGCAGGAAAGTTCGAAGGGCTCCCAGTCAAACGTCCCGGTGAGCAGTTCCAAACAGACTACGATGAATCTCGACTCCACCGAGGATTTCGTGAGATTTCCCGATTACCCAAGGCAGCCGCAACAAAGTAATTACGTGAGGTTCCCGTCTAACGAAGCCAACAGCATACACAGTCAGAATTATAAGCAGAACACGCGCTATCTCGCGGACGACGTCGTCCCTTACGGCGGCACCAGCACCAAGAGCAGCGTACCCACGCGTCAGAAACCAATTTACTATCTGACGGCGTCAAGTTGGAAGCTGGACCGATCGCAACCCGATCACATCCAGACGACGGCCAGCGAGAGGCAGAATCGGAGATCGGATTTGATGCGTTTCTGGAGTAAGATGCCGCTGATCAGGGATCCGGACATGTATCCCTATCAGGACGAGGCGACCGACGACGACCAGAAACAATTCCACGACCGATTTTTCCGGGGGCGATCGTCGCGGAGGTTGAGCCCCTTCACGGAGACGTCGCCGAGGAGCAGGGTGCCAACGCAGAAGCGAAGAACGCCAATCGGCATGTAATTGTCTTCACGTCGCTTTCCTTTGAAAGAAAGGTTTAATGAACTGTGTTTAGAACTGTGTCAAATGACTTGAGAAGAATTCCGAAATTGCGTCGAGATAGTTCGCGGATTGTTCGCCGCGTTTAGATCGCTATCGTACGAAGATTTCGAAGAAATAAGATCGATGAGGAGAATAGTTGACGGAAGATATTCCGCGACAATCTGTTGGAGAAGTTCGAGAGTCGGCGGTACTATGTGTATCGCGcctagtatttttttttgctcagCGAATATGTTGCAAATATGTTGGAAACTTCGACGATCTCAGGAGGGGTGATCCGGAATCTAAGTTATCTTCCCTGGTATTGCCTTCCCGATTCTCCGTGTGAGAAGAAAACTGGACTCGCTAAGAGCGGAAGGAAATTTAAGAAGCGTACTTAGACATGTATTACATTTGCGTCATATCGTGTTGGCGATTTTAAACTCGTATCTGGGAAGATTTTTTCGGTGAAAATCTCACAAAGGATGCGTATTAATATCTATGCTGCgcaattaataatgataagcATTGGACAAAGAAAATAGCAAGTAGCTGACGTAAAAGATTTGTGCAATCGACAACGAATTTTAATGAGACGTCCAGCTTTCTACGGAAAGTTCGAACTGCATCGTGCATTTCAAAATAAAGGCATCGAGTTGCTAAGCGTCGGATGTTTTTTGCGAACTCGTTACATCTAAGCGATAACGAATATTGaattgcatgaaaaatatacgTCGCTCTTTCGAACGGTAAAGTCGATCGAGAGGATCGATTTGTTCgaactaatattaattataggcTAACATTTACGAAACAAGCAAACGAAAGCTGAGATTTTCTACGGTACCAGAATACACTAAAATAAAGTAGAAGAAACACTgcccgagagagagagaaataacttttaaaaattttttatgagtaatttttttacattttttcgactgtagaaattaataatgatccACACTTTCGTCACATATTTGATTTTACGTACGATATCCGGatctctatatttttaactatcaatgtttattattgtaataatataacaatcattttgtaatgaaatttttatttataatgactattttatttttcgtaattctattattttaaacgattAGTTTGTCATGTTTCgcatgatataaataatttcgtcaTATTGAATACTAAATATGCGACGAAAATGCGGGAAAATGCGAATAAAtccttaatataaaatatatcgctgATTAGGCTATCGCATGGTGAAATAGTCATTAATTCAGCCAAGTTTCGTGCGAAATGTCGTTGATGAATCTTTATTCTCTGTGCAGCAGAGAGATAGTTATTAGACTCGTCAGTGTTAACACTAATTTCGAGATAAGGGTACATGAGCGGCGTTTACGAGCTCGCGAGCGATACGTCGAGCTCATTTACTAACGGAAGTGTTATTGAAGCACAGACTGAtctttacagttattataGAGTAGTCGATTTTTGGTCGTACGAAATTTTGAGAATCGTGTTGctcagtaaaaaatatatcgtgcaGCATCAATTTCGTGCTCGTCGTTGTAAGATCTGTAGAGAAAGACCAGCGAATCACTTCGAATTACACGACCTTTTGCAGATTCTTAAATCACTCGATTTTATAAACGACAAGCGTGCGCGAACGTGTTAGATCTTTTTACAAATCAATCACGAATTACATCTATATTAGCAAACCCACAGCGTAGAATAAGTGTTTTTGGTGTGACCTAATCGATCGTTGTTTCACGTCGATAGCTTCAAAGGTGATTTCGCTCGAGACAGGCAAAATCAGTGGTCGAAAAGTTTCGATGAAACTTCTTTGCCGTATTCGGCCTTGCCTTTCATTCACAAGGCAAGATAAATTGCATTTTGACTTAACGGCAACATTATCGTCACCGATACCGCTATAATGAACGCTCCGGTTATAACGTGACACGCAGTAAGCAAGAATACTTAAAAAactctttattatttgaataatattaataataaatcgacGTAGAATACTTTCAATGATTTTTATTGATGCGTAAATCGTAAAAGTCTTCtcttaaaagtaaattaatttttattagaccTAGACGTATATTGGGCAATCAATTTAGAATAATGTGCTATTACTTGTCATTGCATGACACTCCCGGAATTTGTTACAGCTTTCTTTCCCTTAAAATCGAAAAGCTTAAAAAATATGGGAAATGTTTACATCAAATATAATACTAATTAAGCATTCTactcaaataatatttactaaatccTGTTAACActcgtatattaaaattgtctaaCAGTTTGCTTCTTTCATTTTAATCTGTTGCACACGGTGTTGCTATAACCgcggcttttttattatagcgGACGCTACAGGGACTCCGTCCCAAGCATCGAGACATTTCGAATCAGCTTTTGTTATTCCTGCTACGAACGCGATAACGAAGCCGAAAGATTTTTACGATACTTGACATTGTGCGGCCAGTAAGTCTAACTGATCTACGTGCGTCTCAATGTGATGTGTAATGTCTCTCGTACTATTTGAATGTCGATTCgtgtacatattaatttttatcattgagAAATGTATATACGCATAGAGGCATAATGTAggcataatataaataatataagtgtTAACAGCAGAGCACAGTCCCCGATTGCGTATTAATCGTGTATTAAatcttattgtattatttatagcgAAATATATCGATGTATATTGCATTTGTCGTGTTGTGCAAGGCCGCCTGTTAGATAAACGGAGTGAAAGGAGTTGTGGAAAAATGAATCGCATACGACGCCCGTATGATACCAAATTATCGTGCTCTTTTATTTGTACAACCTGTCCACCCATCCTCCACGCGTATCCTATACAATTGAAATATCGTACCTACAAAAAAACTAATCAACTGTATCAGCTCGTCTTGAGACCCTTAAACCCTCTAGCCAGGAAGAATTTCTCGGACGACTCGTCTCTCGTCGCGTCAGGCCTGATCACTTTCACGCTACCGTAAAACTTGGACAGATTCTCTTCAAACTCCTGCGCCTTACCACCGTCCCAGACTTTCACCACGAGCGTACCCTGCGCCTTACTGAACCGCACCGCGAATCTCAGGACGGCGTACGCGAGTAACATTATATTATCGTGATCCATCTCCCTCACGCCGGACGCGTTCGGTGCCATGTCGGACAGGACAACGTCGGCCTTGTCCCCGCGCAGCATTTCGCTCAGAGCCTCTTGCGTCTTGGCGCTCGTGAAATCCATGTTCCCCAGAATGGTCGCGCCTTCCACGGGATAGAACGGCAGCCTGTCGACGGCGTACACCCTGCCGACGGGGTCCTCTCTCTTGGCGTGCGCGTTGGTCAGATTGGTGGCGACCTGCGTCCAGCTGCCGGGCGCCGCCCCGCAATCTATGACCGTCAGACCCGGGCTGAGGATCTTGAATCTGTCGTTGATCTCCAGGAGCTTGAACGCGCTCCTGCACCTGTAGCTCTCCTGCTTCGCCATCTCCACGTACGGATCGCGCAGCTGCCTCACCAGCCACTGCTGCGAGCTGTGCTTCTTGCCCTTCAGATTCCGCGGGGTCTCCCTGAGCAATGCGCAACCGGTGTGCACGCCCCTCGTCCGCGAGACACTCCTGTAGAGAGAATTCATCTCGGGATATGTACACAATACAAAATGTGATCTAACCTGACCGAGCGTAGTTCAGGGTAAACGCTCGACGTCGAGAGACTTTTCGCAAATATCCAATGTCTATCCGTCACCAGATTGAGCGTCGTACATTGCCAGCGAATCGTTAGTGCGTACAAATCACGAGCTAACTAAATCTCCCATTAATTAGAGGATAAACGTGTGTGGAAAACAAACTGGACTCTGGGCGCGGCCATGTTGCGCTACCGCGACGTTGGTTATCAGCTGATCAACATCTGTCAGTCGTTACTGCAGAAACTTGACGTATCGGTATCAAACGTATTGATCGTCAAGAAGGATCGGTTCGggactttttaatgaaatacgCAGATATTCAGATGcgttacaaaaaatgttataaaagaaagtatCTCACTTCaaaactgaaaattttaatctgcTTCTAGAATTGCTCGATACTGCACTTTCTGCACTCAAGACGAAAAGAGATGCATATACAGACGTTgacgagaaaaaggaaaaagaataaaaggtGTAAAACAATCCTATAAACCTCGAACGAGAAACCACCGacaagatattattaaagaatatcgATATTATTGACCGTCGACATTATTCGATCGCCGACATGAATACCTGAACAACtaacttattattaaatttgcgatttatgtgacgaaatttaattaagttcCTCTCTTCATTATTGACATCATATTTCAGCGATTAAATCGATAAGTCAGCGACCGCGGGGCGAGGAggcaccaaaaaattaaagagtcTGTTGTCTGTTTTCTGTTGaactagttcagagtttatcttttttactccaggttgaaaagaaaaagataaaccctgaactagtgcagccagttcagcaatagaaaacagaccctTGCACGTGTTGGTGAAACGTCAATgaataacaataaatcataaattattacgtaaCGAGTTAATCGTCCAAATTTTGACACATGAAGTCACATGAACTTctgatctaacaataagatcgTCAGCCTTTAATAACACTCATGCCTCGATGCCTCGAATAACGAGTGCAGTGcatatatacttaatatacaACACATGTATCAGAGAAAATAGTCAGGGCACCCATACCACGTACGCGACGCACACATGCGCGTGCACGTTCGCGGCACGCTCGTAGCGGCCTGCGGCAGGGAAGAGGGAAGAGCAGCGGACCGGCGGCGGCGAGCGGCGATGTGACCGAGGAGCCGCGGCGCGAGCGCGAGACGGACGTCTGGTGTCCCGGATGTTTTCGTCGACGTAGTGATCCACGATGAACCTCACCGCGGGCAACGCGCACGGCAACGGCCTGCTCTACGCCGGCTTCAATCAGGACCAAGGTA is part of the Temnothorax longispinosus isolate EJ_2023e chromosome 12, Tlon_JGU_v1, whole genome shotgun sequence genome and encodes:
- the Mrm2 gene encoding rRNA methyltransferase 2, mitochondrial — protein: MNSLYRSVSRTRGVHTGCALLRETPRNLKGKKHSSQQWLVRQLRDPYVEMAKQESYRCRSAFKLLEINDRFKILSPGLTVIDCGAAPGSWTQVATNLTNAHAKREDPVGRVYAVDRLPFYPVEGATILGNMDFTSAKTQEALSEMLRGDKADVVLSDMAPNASGVREMDHDNIMLLAYAVLRFAVRFSKAQGTLVVKVWDGGKAQEFEENLSKFYGSVKVIRPDATRDESSEKFFLARGFKGLKTS